Proteins encoded in a region of the Desulfobotulus mexicanus genome:
- the ligA gene encoding NAD-dependent DNA ligase LigA, whose amino-acid sequence MEKPLKESKGQCSEEERQRAALLRNDLSRHSYRYYVLDDPEITDAAYDALFRELQELEGRFPELKTQDSPTLRVGAPPLSGFSSVFHRLPMLSLENAFDEGEFFAFVQRIRKGVAGELLFSVEPKFDGIAVSLRYENGVLTEAATRGDGLVGEGVTENVRTIANLPLRLRVEDPPAVLEVRGEVLMDRKGFKVLNLSREKAGEAPFANPRNAASGSLRQLDSRITATRPLRFFAHGMGEVEGLFLSSMAELFAFLRSAGFALSPLAQSAMPPEKVPQIYAEMVERRESLDYEVDGMVIKVEDFDLQTRLGMTSRTPRWALAWKFPAMEARTRLERIEVQVGRTGVLTPVAILTPVEVGGVTVSRATLHNMDEILRKDIRIGDQVFIQRAGDVIPKVVKVIEHLRDGSETIFQMPDHCPVCGSLVVQEEGEVAVRCVSVTCPAQLKEKIRHFASKPALDMDGMGEKLVAQLVDRGLVKTFADLFCLDAPALAAMDRMGEKSASNIVRAIHDRKKTSFHRLLYGLGIRHVGVHTAKILGQRFRTFEDLMDADVESLASVEGVGPVLAEAIRDYFSREENREALKALFAAGLEVEEGEAKTEGNRQLEGKTFVITGILPVLSRKDAQDLITAAGGRVAGSVSAKTSYVVAGEKAGSKYEKALSLNVPILDEEGFKKLLASDM is encoded by the coding sequence ATGGAAAAACCGTTGAAAGAAAGCAAAGGGCAGTGCAGCGAAGAAGAACGTCAGCGTGCTGCCCTTCTCCGCAATGATCTGTCACGGCACAGCTACCGCTATTATGTGCTGGATGATCCGGAAATTACCGATGCAGCCTATGATGCCCTTTTTCGGGAGCTTCAGGAGCTGGAAGGGCGTTTTCCAGAACTGAAAACCCAGGATTCCCCCACCCTGAGGGTGGGAGCGCCTCCCCTTTCGGGTTTTTCTTCGGTGTTTCATCGTCTTCCCATGCTCAGCCTTGAAAATGCCTTTGATGAGGGGGAGTTTTTTGCCTTTGTTCAGCGCATCCGGAAAGGCGTGGCAGGGGAGCTGCTTTTTTCCGTGGAGCCTAAGTTTGACGGCATTGCCGTTTCCCTGCGCTATGAGAATGGTGTTCTGACAGAGGCAGCCACACGGGGGGATGGCCTTGTGGGCGAAGGTGTTACGGAAAATGTGAGGACCATTGCCAACCTTCCCCTTCGCCTGAGGGTGGAAGATCCACCTGCGGTGCTGGAAGTGAGGGGCGAGGTGCTCATGGACCGTAAAGGTTTTAAAGTCCTGAACCTAAGCCGGGAAAAAGCCGGAGAAGCCCCCTTTGCCAACCCGAGAAATGCCGCTTCCGGCTCCCTGCGTCAGCTGGATTCCCGCATTACGGCCACACGGCCCTTACGCTTTTTTGCCCATGGTATGGGAGAGGTGGAGGGCCTTTTTCTTTCCTCTATGGCAGAATTGTTTGCCTTTCTCAGATCCGCAGGTTTTGCCCTGAGTCCTCTGGCACAGAGTGCTATGCCGCCGGAAAAGGTTCCGCAGATTTATGCGGAAATGGTGGAACGCCGGGAGTCTCTGGACTACGAGGTGGATGGCATGGTGATCAAGGTGGAAGATTTTGATCTCCAGACCCGACTCGGTATGACATCCCGTACGCCGAGGTGGGCGCTGGCCTGGAAATTCCCTGCCATGGAAGCCCGTACCCGTCTGGAAAGAATAGAAGTGCAGGTGGGCCGTACCGGTGTTCTTACGCCTGTGGCCATTCTCACTCCTGTGGAAGTGGGCGGCGTAACTGTGAGCCGGGCCACACTGCATAACATGGATGAAATTCTCCGCAAGGATATCCGCATCGGAGATCAGGTTTTTATTCAGCGGGCAGGGGATGTTATTCCTAAGGTTGTGAAGGTGATTGAGCATCTGAGGGATGGCTCGGAAACTATTTTTCAGATGCCGGATCACTGCCCTGTATGTGGCAGCCTTGTGGTGCAGGAAGAGGGGGAGGTGGCTGTGCGCTGCGTGTCCGTAACCTGTCCTGCCCAGCTCAAGGAAAAAATCCGCCATTTTGCTTCCAAGCCAGCTCTGGATATGGATGGTATGGGTGAAAAACTTGTGGCCCAGCTTGTGGACAGGGGGCTTGTAAAGACCTTTGCGGATCTCTTTTGTCTGGATGCGCCAGCCCTTGCTGCCATGGATCGTATGGGTGAAAAATCAGCGTCCAATATTGTAAGGGCCATCCATGACCGGAAAAAAACTTCATTCCACCGCCTGCTCTATGGTCTGGGCATCCGTCATGTGGGTGTTCACACGGCAAAAATTCTAGGTCAGCGTTTCCGGACTTTTGAAGATCTCATGGACGCAGATGTGGAAAGTCTGGCTTCCGTGGAAGGTGTCGGTCCTGTACTTGCTGAGGCCATCCGGGATTATTTTTCTCGTGAGGAGAACAGGGAAGCACTGAAGGCTTTGTTTGCCGCAGGCCTTGAAGTGGAGGAGGGTGAAGCAAAGACAGAGGGGAACAGGCAGCTTGAGGGAAAAACCTTTGTCATAACCGGTATTCTTCCTGTTCTTTCCAGAAAGGATGCCCAGGATCTTATCACCGCAGCAGGCGGGAGAGTGGCGGGCAGTGTCAGTGCTAAAACCAGTTATGTGGTGGCAGGGGAAAAGGCGGGAAGCAAGTATGAAAAAGCCCTCTCCCTGAATGTTCCCATTCTGGATGAAGAGGGCTTTAAAAAGCTTTTGGCATCAGATATGTGA
- the glyQ gene encoding glycine--tRNA ligase subunit alpha has protein sequence MRFQDLIFTLQKFWADRGCVQAQPLDLEVGAGTFHPTTLLKALGPEPWSVAYAQPCRRPTDGRYGENPNRMQHYYQFQVIMKPSPSDVQDMYLESLKAIGVDPLAHDIRFVEDDWESPTLGASGLGWEVWLDGMEITQFTYFQMTGSIEVKPVSVELTYGLERIAMYLQGVDSVYDLMWNDKITYGDIFHQQEVEQSRYNFEEANVPLLFDLFAKYESEAKRLIEKDLVLPAYEFGLKCSHTFNLLDARGAISVTERTGYIARIRNIARACSEAYLVQREAMGFPLLKK, from the coding sequence ATGCGGTTTCAGGATCTTATTTTCACCCTGCAGAAATTCTGGGCAGACAGGGGATGTGTTCAGGCCCAGCCCCTTGACCTTGAGGTCGGTGCGGGAACCTTTCATCCCACAACCCTGCTCAAAGCCCTTGGACCGGAACCCTGGAGCGTTGCCTATGCCCAGCCCTGCCGCAGACCCACGGACGGCCGGTACGGGGAAAACCCCAACCGCATGCAGCACTATTACCAGTTTCAGGTGATCATGAAACCATCTCCATCTGATGTGCAGGATATGTATCTGGAGAGCCTTAAAGCCATTGGCGTGGACCCCCTGGCCCATGACATCCGCTTTGTGGAAGATGACTGGGAGTCGCCCACCCTCGGTGCTTCGGGGCTGGGCTGGGAAGTCTGGCTGGATGGGATGGAAATTACCCAGTTTACCTACTTTCAGATGACAGGCTCCATAGAGGTTAAGCCCGTGAGCGTGGAGCTGACCTATGGCCTTGAACGCATTGCCATGTATCTGCAGGGTGTGGATAGTGTGTATGATCTCATGTGGAATGATAAAATCACCTACGGGGATATCTTTCACCAGCAGGAAGTGGAACAGAGCCGCTATAACTTTGAAGAAGCCAATGTTCCCCTGCTTTTTGATCTTTTTGCAAAGTATGAGTCCGAAGCAAAGAGGCTCATAGAAAAGGATCTGGTTCTGCCCGCCTATGAGTTCGGTCTGAAGTGTTCCCACACCTTCAACCTTCTGGATGCAAGGGGAGCCATCAGTGTGACCGAAAGAACCGGGTATATTGCAAGAATCCGGAACATCGCCAGGGCCTGTTCCGAAGCCTATCTGGTTCAGCGGGAAGCCATGGGCTTTCCCCTTCTGAAAAAATAA
- the recO gene encoding DNA repair protein RecO: MKSEESAIVMRRVEYGDFDVILTLFSRSKGKFSAIAKNARKSRRRFSGRLELFSVLHPDCSQPKSGGMPVLQEVQLMEPFENLRTDFIRMGYAAYWCEILCLWLEEGAAQPEVYDLLESMLRELHLGKGKPEVLSLLYQLRFLTLSGLAPGLDVCGGCEAPMFDVRAGRIRFDYGRSRILCGTCSPLARIFSMAPGTVKTLCWLQERKDQGAGRMQFSREAALEGLFFLESFISFHMGRDFRSLKYLQSVRRTAGISPEIISFPVCRLKA; this comes from the coding sequence ATGAAGTCTGAAGAGTCGGCCATTGTGATGCGTCGTGTGGAGTATGGTGATTTTGATGTGATTCTCACGCTGTTTTCCCGTTCAAAGGGAAAGTTTTCTGCCATAGCCAAGAATGCCCGTAAAAGCAGACGGCGTTTTTCCGGCAGGCTGGAGCTTTTTTCTGTTTTACATCCTGATTGTAGCCAGCCGAAATCTGGCGGAATGCCCGTACTTCAGGAAGTTCAACTTATGGAGCCCTTTGAAAATCTGCGTACGGATTTTATCCGTATGGGATATGCGGCCTACTGGTGTGAAATTCTATGTCTTTGGCTGGAAGAGGGTGCAGCCCAGCCGGAAGTTTATGATCTTCTGGAAAGCATGCTCCGGGAGCTGCATCTTGGGAAGGGAAAGCCTGAAGTCTTAAGTCTTTTGTATCAGCTTCGTTTTCTTACGCTTTCAGGGCTGGCTCCGGGTCTTGATGTCTGTGGAGGGTGTGAGGCCCCTATGTTTGATGTAAGGGCCGGTCGCATCCGTTTTGATTATGGCAGGAGTCGTATTCTCTGCGGGACTTGCTCTCCCCTTGCAAGGATTTTTTCCATGGCTCCGGGAACGGTTAAAACCCTTTGCTGGCTTCAGGAAAGAAAAGATCAGGGAGCGGGAAGGATGCAGTTTTCAAGGGAAGCCGCCCTGGAGGGACTTTTTTTTCTGGAATCTTTTATCTCTTTTCATATGGGAAGGGATTTCCGCTCCCTGAAATATCTGCAAAGTGTACGGAGAACTGCTGGAATTTCACCGGAAATAATTTCTTTTCCTGTATGCCGCCTTAAGGCCTGA
- the glyS gene encoding glycine--tRNA ligase subunit beta — MTSLLFEIGTEEIPAGYIDPAIAALAAFLKKELTAARVDFGEITSFATPRRLCVHIADVATMQRPETTELMGPPEKAAFDAEGKPGIPAVKFAEKAGISLEEIEIRETPKGRYLFAKVEEKVLPVAELLCHMLPAAVRALNFPKTMRWADTELAFARPIQRFVALFGEALIPFEVEGIVSDRLSSGHRFHHPQPVTIDLPEHYEGLLKAAGVIADVQERKAAVARSVEEVAKNSGGRVLADEELLKIVTHLVEAPYPVMGSFDPAFLEVPREVLITSMREHQKYFAVEDERGNLLPLFIAVNNTSPKDMDLVRQGHQRVLRARLSDARFFWETDKKATFDQWNEKLDQVLFQAKLGTMGEKVARIRSLCASMGKDLSLDGEMMADLDRAASLCKADLASQMVYEFPEVQGIMGRAYALFHGENERVALAIEDHYRPLGSGGKLPEDLCGVVLSMADKLDTLCGCFAVGLRPTGAADPFALRRATLGILQMLLDRNLALSLREMVTLALKTLGDKKTEDGEETVQAVCDFMVTRLANLLAEKGFSREGIAAVLAVENNHISDILRRVEALDRVRNQPDFLALASAFKRASNILKKAGDVKPVVDASLLTEPAEKGLHEALELCLQTVDGHMDANDLDAALASIATLRKPVDAFFDGVMVMAEDERIKNNRLGLLASIAALFGRIADFSRLG; from the coding sequence ATGACAAGTCTTCTTTTTGAAATTGGAACCGAAGAAATACCGGCAGGATACATTGACCCTGCCATTGCGGCCCTTGCCGCATTTCTGAAAAAAGAGCTGACCGCAGCCCGCGTTGACTTTGGAGAGATCACAAGTTTTGCAACCCCGAGGCGGCTTTGTGTGCACATTGCGGATGTGGCCACCATGCAGCGGCCGGAAACCACGGAGCTTATGGGACCGCCGGAAAAGGCCGCCTTCGATGCGGAAGGCAAGCCGGGCATCCCCGCTGTGAAATTTGCGGAAAAAGCCGGAATCTCCTTAGAAGAGATTGAAATCCGGGAGACACCCAAGGGCCGCTATCTCTTTGCAAAGGTGGAAGAAAAGGTGCTGCCTGTGGCTGAGCTTCTCTGTCATATGCTGCCTGCGGCGGTCCGTGCCCTGAACTTTCCCAAAACCATGCGCTGGGCAGACACGGAGCTTGCCTTTGCAAGGCCCATTCAGCGTTTTGTTGCCCTTTTCGGTGAGGCACTGATTCCCTTTGAAGTGGAGGGTATTGTTTCTGACCGCCTGAGCAGTGGTCATCGTTTTCATCATCCCCAGCCCGTGACCATTGATTTGCCGGAACATTATGAAGGGCTTTTGAAGGCTGCCGGTGTTATTGCCGATGTTCAGGAGAGAAAGGCAGCAGTGGCCCGTTCCGTGGAGGAAGTAGCCAAAAACTCCGGCGGAAGGGTGCTTGCGGATGAAGAGCTTTTAAAAATCGTCACCCACCTTGTGGAAGCGCCCTATCCTGTCATGGGAAGTTTTGATCCTGCTTTTCTGGAAGTGCCCAGAGAAGTGCTCATCACATCCATGAGGGAACATCAGAAATATTTTGCCGTTGAAGATGAAAGAGGTAATCTTCTGCCCCTTTTCATTGCCGTTAACAATACCTCCCCCAAAGATATGGATCTGGTACGTCAGGGCCACCAGCGTGTACTGAGGGCAAGGCTTTCCGATGCCAGATTCTTCTGGGAAACGGATAAGAAAGCCACCTTTGACCAGTGGAATGAAAAGCTTGATCAGGTGCTCTTTCAGGCAAAGCTTGGCACCATGGGAGAGAAGGTGGCAAGAATCCGGAGCCTTTGTGCCAGCATGGGCAAAGACTTGAGCCTTGACGGAGAGATGATGGCTGATCTGGATCGGGCCGCCAGCCTCTGTAAGGCGGATCTTGCTTCCCAGATGGTTTATGAATTCCCCGAGGTGCAGGGCATCATGGGCAGAGCCTATGCCCTTTTCCACGGAGAAAATGAGCGGGTGGCCCTTGCCATTGAGGATCATTACAGGCCCCTTGGCAGTGGAGGAAAGCTGCCGGAGGATCTCTGCGGCGTGGTCCTGTCCATGGCGGACAAGCTGGATACCCTGTGTGGCTGTTTTGCCGTGGGACTGAGGCCCACAGGAGCGGCTGATCCCTTTGCCCTGCGCCGGGCAACCCTTGGGATTCTGCAGATGCTTCTGGACAGAAATTTAGCTCTTTCCCTTCGGGAGATGGTTACCCTTGCCCTGAAAACCCTTGGGGATAAAAAGACTGAAGACGGGGAAGAAACGGTGCAGGCGGTCTGTGATTTCATGGTGACCCGCCTTGCCAATCTGCTGGCGGAAAAAGGATTTTCAAGGGAAGGTATTGCCGCTGTTCTGGCAGTAGAAAATAACCATATTTCTGATATTCTGCGCCGTGTGGAAGCCCTGGACCGCGTCAGGAATCAGCCGGATTTTCTCGCCCTTGCCAGTGCCTTTAAAAGGGCTTCCAATATTTTGAAAAAAGCCGGTGATGTGAAGCCGGTAGTGGATGCATCCCTGTTGACGGAACCTGCAGAAAAAGGGCTGCATGAAGCTCTGGAACTCTGCCTTCAGACCGTTGACGGTCACATGGATGCCAATGATCTGGACGCTGCCCTTGCGAGCATTGCCACCCTGCGTAAGCCTGTGGATGCTTTTTTTGACGGTGTGATGGTCATGGCAGAGGATGAAAGGATTAAGAATAACCGACTGGGGCTTCTGGCTTCCATTGCGGCTCTTTTTGGCAGAATTGCGGATTTTTCACGATTGGGTTAG
- a CDS encoding galactokinase, which translates to MVVELENCIPENEISASAPCRVDFGGTLDLPLFYYGLGPDLACTMNIALNLRTTVKIKPYKKGRVRVASRGFAFAEFPCGRAPYRHPLGLVFAILDAFGVRDLSVEIHSASPPRSALGGSSVMAVALVALLMKMKGENPEANVKDVVLMAKNIESAVAGVPCGMQDQLAAAFGGMNLWHWDGSNLMQPWKQSVLMTGKEYENLSSCMLVAYGGEPHDSLDVNGRWVQGFAEGKTRAEWKDIALLTRRFAEALAKMDLKTAIFCMEEELAIRLRLTPEVLDPAGMRLASAAGNLGCGVRFAGAGGGGCVWALGPEDKIGVLRSHWRRLMETMPGAMILDAAPEKDGVLFDV; encoded by the coding sequence ATGGTGGTGGAATTGGAAAACTGTATACCAGAAAATGAAATTTCGGCTTCCGCACCCTGTCGTGTTGACTTTGGGGGCACTCTGGATCTGCCCCTGTTTTATTATGGTCTGGGGCCGGATCTGGCCTGCACAATGAATATTGCCCTCAATCTAAGGACCACTGTAAAGATAAAGCCCTATAAAAAAGGGAGGGTCCGTGTTGCTTCAAGGGGATTCGCTTTTGCGGAATTTCCCTGTGGCAGGGCACCATACAGGCATCCGTTGGGCCTGGTTTTTGCTATCCTTGATGCCTTCGGTGTCAGGGATCTCAGTGTGGAAATCCATTCCGCATCTCCGCCCAGAAGTGCCCTTGGCGGTTCTTCCGTCATGGCTGTGGCACTGGTTGCCCTGCTCATGAAGATGAAAGGGGAAAATCCTGAGGCGAATGTAAAAGATGTGGTGCTGATGGCAAAAAACATTGAATCTGCCGTGGCTGGTGTTCCCTGTGGTATGCAGGATCAGCTGGCTGCAGCCTTTGGTGGTATGAACCTCTGGCACTGGGATGGAAGCAATCTGATGCAGCCCTGGAAGCAGTCTGTCCTGATGACCGGTAAGGAATATGAGAACCTCTCTTCCTGTATGCTGGTGGCCTATGGAGGGGAACCCCACGATTCTCTGGATGTGAACGGACGTTGGGTGCAGGGATTTGCCGAAGGGAAAACCCGCGCGGAATGGAAGGATATTGCCCTTTTGACCCGCCGCTTTGCTGAAGCACTGGCAAAAATGGATCTGAAGACTGCCATTTTTTGCATGGAAGAAGAGCTTGCCATCCGTTTGCGTCTCACGCCGGAGGTGCTGGATCCTGCGGGTATGCGCCTTGCCTCGGCAGCGGGCAACCTTGGCTGCGGTGTACGTTTTGCCGGAGCCGGAGGAGGAGGATGTGTCTGGGCGCTGGGGCCTGAGGATAAAATAGGCGTTTTAAGAAGCCACTGGCGGCGTCTGATGGAAACCATGCCCGGCGCCATGATTCTGGATGCCGCCCCTGAAAAGGATGGTGTGTTGTTTGATGTCTGA
- the mgtE gene encoding magnesium transporter: MFHDRHTILVESIKRLLRRNALPHLKKIVRKTHAADLADAFRHIGLADQKRLFGLMNDVEQQGLLLSELEESIFLEFIREMPVDEIVRILDEMPNDDVADLIGLMPPETATAVLEKMEKEGSEEVEGLLRYSDDTAGGIMTPDFVALSQDSTAKEAIESLQKEHRDVEMPFYLYVVDDLKRLVGVISLRQLVVVKPDTRLKDIMNPELVSVQTSMDQEEVAKIVARYDILAVPVVDETGVLEGIVTVDDVIDIFRMEATEDILKMAGVGDMFVETQTIMGGIRIRLPWLFASCLGGILAFYVISGFEETLIKYAYLAAFMPVIAGMGGNVGTQSSTIVVRGLATGRLSLGDFWRVIGKELLVGLFLGIVYGTLIGLVAELQYSIFMLNIVVALAMVSSMTIAAFMGALVPLGLARMKIDPAVATGPFVTTSTDVITAFLYFTIATKLLDM; the protein is encoded by the coding sequence ATGTTTCATGACCGTCATACCATTCTTGTGGAGAGTATCAAGCGGCTTTTGCGGCGTAATGCCCTTCCCCATCTGAAAAAGATTGTCCGGAAAACCCATGCGGCCGATCTGGCGGATGCTTTTCGTCATATCGGCCTTGCCGATCAGAAACGACTTTTTGGCCTGATGAACGATGTGGAGCAGCAGGGACTTCTGCTCTCGGAGCTGGAAGAAAGCATTTTTCTGGAGTTTATCCGTGAAATGCCCGTGGATGAAATTGTCCGCATTCTTGATGAAATGCCCAATGACGATGTTGCCGACCTCATCGGTCTGATGCCGCCGGAAACCGCCACGGCTGTCCTTGAAAAAATGGAAAAGGAAGGCTCCGAAGAGGTGGAAGGCCTTCTGCGTTACAGTGATGATACGGCCGGTGGTATCATGACTCCTGATTTTGTAGCTCTCTCCCAGGATTCCACGGCAAAGGAAGCCATTGAATCTCTGCAGAAAGAGCACAGGGATGTGGAGATGCCCTTTTATCTCTATGTGGTGGATGACTTAAAGCGCCTTGTGGGTGTCATATCCCTGCGCCAGCTGGTGGTGGTTAAGCCGGATACCCGCCTTAAGGATATCATGAATCCGGAGCTGGTTTCCGTTCAGACTTCCATGGATCAGGAGGAAGTGGCAAAAATTGTTGCCCGCTATGACATTCTGGCTGTTCCCGTTGTGGATGAAACGGGGGTGCTGGAAGGGATAGTCACCGTGGATGACGTCATTGACATTTTCCGCATGGAAGCTACGGAAGATATTCTGAAAATGGCCGGTGTGGGGGATATGTTTGTGGAAACCCAGACCATTATGGGTGGAATCCGCATTCGCTTGCCCTGGCTTTTTGCCTCCTGTCTTGGGGGGATTCTGGCTTTTTATGTAATTTCAGGCTTCGAGGAAACCCTTATAAAATATGCCTATCTTGCGGCATTTATGCCCGTTATTGCAGGGATGGGCGGCAACGTGGGAACCCAGTCTTCTACTATTGTGGTCAGGGGACTTGCCACGGGCAGGCTTTCTCTGGGTGATTTCTGGCGGGTTATAGGTAAGGAGCTTCTGGTGGGGCTGTTTCTGGGTATTGTTTATGGTACCCTCATAGGCCTTGTGGCAGAACTTCAGTACAGTATTTTCATGTTGAACATTGTTGTGGCCCTTGCCATGGTTTCCTCCATGACCATAGCAGCATTTATGGGTGCCCTTGTACCCCTGGGTCTGGCCCGAATGAAAATAGATCCTGCCGTGGCAACGGGGCCCTTTGTGACCACCAGTACCGACGTTATTACGGCTTTTCTTTATTTTACCATTGCCACAAAACTGCTGGATATGTGA